A genome region from Sphingobacteriaceae bacterium GW460-11-11-14-LB5 includes the following:
- a CDS encoding tRNA guanosine(34) transglycosylase Tgt, with the protein MKFSLQANDPLSKARAGTVTTAHGEIQTPIFMPVGTAGTVKAVHQRELKDDIDAKIILGNTYHLYLRPGLDILEKAGGLHQFIGWDRPILTDSGGYQVYSLSKVRKIKEEGVTFHSHIDGSKHLFTPEYAMDIQRTIGADIIMAFDECTPYPCDYTYAAQSIKMTHRWLKRCCARFDSTEPKYGFDQTLFPIVQGSVYKDLRIKSAEFIASMDREGNAIGGLSVGEPAEEMYAMTEVVCNILSEEKPRYLMGVGTPINILENIALGIDMFDCVMPTRNARNGMLFTRNGIINIRNKKWENDFSPLDAESDLHADLVTSKAYLRHLVHSKEMLGAQIATLHNLHFYLWLVKQAREKIIAGEFYEWKNKMVKVLGNKL; encoded by the coding sequence ATGAAATTTAGTTTACAGGCTAACGATCCACTATCTAAAGCCAGAGCTGGAACAGTAACCACTGCTCATGGCGAAATACAAACCCCTATTTTTATGCCTGTGGGCACAGCTGGAACGGTAAAGGCCGTACATCAGCGCGAACTTAAAGACGATATTGATGCTAAAATCATTCTAGGTAATACTTATCATTTATATTTAAGACCAGGTTTAGACATCCTTGAAAAAGCTGGTGGATTACATCAATTTATTGGCTGGGACCGCCCTATTTTAACCGATAGTGGAGGTTACCAGGTATATTCTTTAAGCAAAGTGCGTAAGATTAAGGAAGAAGGTGTTACTTTTCACTCACACATTGATGGGTCAAAACACCTTTTCACCCCAGAATATGCAATGGATATCCAGCGCACTATTGGTGCTGATATCATCATGGCTTTTGATGAGTGTACCCCATACCCATGCGATTACACTTATGCTGCGCAATCCATTAAAATGACACACCGTTGGTTAAAACGCTGTTGTGCACGTTTTGATAGCACTGAACCTAAATATGGTTTCGACCAGACCCTTTTCCCTATTGTTCAGGGTTCGGTATATAAAGATTTACGTATAAAATCTGCTGAATTTATTGCCAGCATGGATCGTGAGGGGAATGCCATTGGTGGTTTATCCGTTGGTGAGCCAGCCGAAGAGATGTATGCCATGACTGAAGTGGTGTGTAATATATTATCGGAGGAAAAACCGCGTTATTTAATGGGTGTTGGTACGCCGATCAATATTTTAGAGAATATTGCACTCGGTATCGATATGTTCGATTGTGTAATGCCAACCCGAAATGCCAGAAATGGCATGCTTTTTACGAGAAATGGTATTATTAACATCAGAAACAAGAAATGGGAGAACGATTTTTCTCCATTGGATGCAGAGAGCGATCTTCACGCTGATTTAGTCACCAGTAAAGCATATTTAAGACATTTAGTACATAGTAAGGAGATGCTTGGCGCTCAAATTGCTACCTTGCATAACCTACATTTCTATCTTTGGCTGGTCAAACAGGCCAGGGAAAAGATCATTGCTGGTGAATTTTACGAGTGGAAAAACAAAATGGTTAAAGTATTAGGCAATAAGCTATAA
- a CDS encoding permease, producing MSLLKGRIKIIDQYIIGKYLGTFIYTLAIFVIIIVVFDLSEKMDDFMKSGLSFWGILSKYYAGSIPFYVNMLSPLINFIAVIFFTAKMADQTEIVPILSGGVSFNRFLFPYLVSATIIFSANLLSNLYILPYTNTLKNSFENTYVKRNDPSTKSNIHMKLDDKTYIYIDNFDNKTNSGYRFSLDNFSGDILTKKIVAENIKWDSLKRKWQLNNYSIRKIDGLKETMIYGNGKLKDTILDMRPDDFSAYDNVVQNLTTKELSDKIRKERIRGTGVMNDLQFEKYKRYLHPLSAFVLTLIGVALSSRKVRGGVGVSLGIGIFISFAYIVFNQFTQMFSTKGGLPPFAAVIMPTLFFGLLGFYLLRKAPK from the coding sequence ATGAGTCTGTTAAAAGGGAGAATAAAAATCATCGATCAATACATTATCGGGAAATACCTGGGTACATTTATTTATACCCTGGCCATTTTTGTGATCATTATTGTCGTATTCGATTTATCGGAAAAGATGGATGATTTCATGAAAAGCGGTCTTAGTTTTTGGGGGATCCTCTCTAAATACTATGCAGGCTCCATTCCTTTTTATGTGAATATGCTTTCACCACTGATCAATTTTATTGCGGTAATTTTCTTTACCGCTAAAATGGCCGATCAGACTGAAATTGTACCAATTTTAAGTGGTGGCGTAAGTTTTAACCGCTTTTTATTTCCTTATTTAGTGTCGGCTACGATTATTTTCTCAGCCAACCTGCTTTCAAATCTATACATCCTCCCTTATACCAATACCCTAAAAAACAGCTTTGAGAATACTTACGTAAAGCGGAATGATCCTTCCACTAAATCAAACATCCATATGAAACTGGATGACAAAACCTATATCTACATTGACAATTTCGACAACAAAACGAATTCAGGATATCGGTTTTCTTTGGATAATTTTAGTGGAGATATACTCACCAAAAAAATCGTTGCAGAAAACATAAAATGGGATTCGCTGAAACGCAAATGGCAGCTGAACAATTACTCCATCCGTAAAATTGACGGCTTGAAAGAAACCATGATTTATGGCAACGGGAAGTTGAAGGATACCATTTTGGATATGCGTCCGGATGATTTTTCTGCATATGATAATGTAGTGCAGAATTTAACCACAAAGGAACTTTCTGACAAGATCAGGAAAGAAAGAATCCGCGGAACGGGGGTAATGAACGATCTTCAGTTCGAAAAATATAAACGTTATCTTCATCCGCTTTCTGCCTTTGTATTAACGCTTATAGGCGTAGCACTCTCATCACGTAAAGTACGCGGAGGGGTCGGTGTATCCTTAGGTATCGGAATCTTCATTAGCTTTGCTTATATCGTATTTAATCAGTTCACGCAAATGTTTTCTACTAAAGGGGGATTACCGCCTTTTGCTGCTGTTATTATGCCTACATTATTCTTTGGGTTATTAGGTTTTTACCTATTAAGAAAAGCACCAAAATAG
- a CDS encoding EamA family transporter — protein MEATKKNLLILHLTVLVWGFTGVLGKVISIDAVPMVWYRVLIASTTLFAWFLITKKNIKITKKQFIQFFLTGGIVAIHWIFFFHAIKVSTVSVTLVCLSSFTLFTAILEPLIKKQPIQMGDILIGLLIILGIYMIFKFEGQYTLGIIFGLLAAVASSLFSTINSTLVQKSEPSIISFYELVGAFFWITLYRLYDGTLINTAFNLSAKNWFYLALLGTLCTSVAYVAGVAVMRTLSAFRVALITNLEPVYGIVLAFIFFQNKEQMTGGFYIGATIILASIFLYPIYKKRKNQL, from the coding sequence ATGGAAGCTACCAAAAAGAATTTACTGATCCTTCACCTTACGGTGTTGGTTTGGGGCTTTACAGGCGTACTGGGTAAAGTAATTTCTATCGATGCCGTGCCTATGGTATGGTACCGGGTTTTAATTGCATCCACCACACTTTTCGCCTGGTTTTTAATCACCAAAAAGAACATTAAGATCACCAAAAAACAGTTTATCCAATTCTTTTTAACCGGCGGAATTGTAGCCATTCACTGGATATTTTTCTTTCATGCCATTAAAGTTTCTACTGTTTCGGTCACTTTGGTATGCCTCTCTTCCTTCACTTTATTTACCGCAATTTTAGAACCGCTGATTAAAAAACAGCCGATACAAATGGGCGATATTTTAATCGGTTTACTCATCATATTGGGCATATACATGATCTTTAAATTTGAAGGTCAATATACCCTTGGGATTATTTTTGGTTTACTGGCAGCGGTAGCTTCGAGTCTTTTTTCCACAATAAATTCAACCCTGGTTCAAAAAAGCGAACCGTCTATCATTAGTTTTTACGAACTGGTAGGCGCTTTCTTCTGGATCACTTTATACCGTTTATATGATGGAACGCTGATAAACACAGCTTTCAACTTAAGCGCTAAAAACTGGTTTTATCTTGCTCTTCTTGGCACACTTTGTACATCTGTTGCGTACGTTGCCGGTGTTGCAGTAATGAGAACTTTATCGGCTTTTAGGGTAGCGTTAATTACCAATCTGGAACCCGTGTACGGAATCGTACTGGCCTTCATTTTCTTTCAAAATAAAGAGCAGATGACAGGTGGATTTTATATTGGCGCAACCATTATTCTGGCTTCTATTTTTCTATATCCGATTTATAAAAAAAGGAAAAACCAACTGTAA
- a CDS encoding 16S rRNA (guanine(527)-N(7))-methyltransferase RsmG has product MLDVKPDIVLKYFPDLSDKQIAQFSQLFDLYRYWNAQINVISRKDIEELYERHVLHSLGIAKVCTFKAGESVLDVGTGGGFPGIPLAILFPETEFYLVDSIGKKIKVVKEVASALGLENLRADHLRAEQIKEKFNFVVSRAVTRLGEFYPWIQGKFKKDTLNAIPNGILYLKGGDLAEEIKESKLKAELYPLSAYFEEDFFETKYVVYVPQ; this is encoded by the coding sequence ATGCTTGATGTAAAACCCGATATCGTTTTAAAATATTTTCCTGACTTAAGTGACAAACAAATTGCTCAATTCTCACAATTGTTCGATTTATATCGCTATTGGAATGCGCAGATTAATGTAATTTCGAGAAAAGATATTGAAGAATTATATGAGCGCCATGTATTACACTCTTTAGGCATAGCTAAAGTTTGCACTTTTAAAGCCGGCGAATCTGTTTTAGATGTAGGTACAGGTGGCGGTTTTCCGGGCATTCCATTGGCCATCCTGTTTCCTGAAACGGAATTTTATCTGGTCGATTCTATCGGAAAAAAGATTAAAGTGGTAAAAGAAGTGGCTTCTGCCTTAGGTTTGGAGAATTTAAGGGCTGATCATTTAAGGGCAGAACAAATTAAAGAGAAATTTAACTTTGTGGTATCGAGAGCCGTTACGCGTTTAGGCGAATTTTACCCATGGATACAGGGGAAATTTAAAAAAGATACGTTAAATGCCATTCCAAATGGGATTTTGTACTTAAAAGGTGGCGATTTGGCAGAAGAGATTAAAGAATCAAAACTGAAAGCAGAATTATATCCGCTTTCAGCTTATTTTGAAGAAGATTTCTTCGAAACGAAATACGTGGTTTACGTACCGCAATAG
- a CDS encoding transmembrane glycosyltransferase, whose translation MLSILAFCLLVQLYYVLFVHLKLANVNIEEVPLSAQKPISVIVCARNEIVNLTQYLPTLLNQDYPEFEIVVVNDRSWDGTEEFLEQLEKQHRNLKVVKILDNDKFIAGKKFAVTMGIKAAKYDWLVFTDADCTPASERWLMDMQQPADENTEIVLGYSPYLKKRSLLNALIRFETFFTAVNYLSFALKGMPYMGVGRNMAYKKSLFFKNKGFAAHMHIPSGDDDLFVNAHANKYNTEIRLHRDSHVWSEPNSTWGGYLRQKKRHFGAGKLYKSKHKFILSLQIVFQFLFYAFFAACMFFSREVQYVALGILGLSIIIRCFIYPKLLKRLNYSDLRWWFPILDILLFLFLTLNGFLALFGKKKVNWK comes from the coding sequence CTGCTCTCGATATTGGCTTTTTGCCTGTTGGTTCAGCTTTACTATGTACTTTTTGTTCATTTGAAATTGGCCAATGTAAACATCGAGGAAGTCCCGTTATCGGCCCAAAAACCCATAAGTGTAATTGTTTGTGCCCGAAACGAAATTGTAAATTTAACGCAGTATCTGCCTACATTATTAAACCAGGATTATCCGGAATTCGAAATTGTGGTGGTTAACGACCGCTCCTGGGATGGTACAGAAGAATTTCTTGAACAACTGGAAAAGCAACACCGTAACCTGAAAGTAGTTAAGATTTTAGATAACGATAAATTTATAGCAGGTAAAAAATTCGCGGTAACCATGGGAATAAAGGCTGCAAAGTATGATTGGCTGGTTTTTACTGATGCAGATTGTACGCCAGCTTCCGAACGTTGGTTAATGGATATGCAACAACCTGCCGACGAAAATACGGAGATCGTTTTGGGCTATTCACCTTATCTGAAGAAAAGAAGTCTGTTAAATGCACTCATTCGGTTCGAAACCTTTTTTACTGCGGTAAATTATTTGTCTTTTGCGCTAAAAGGCATGCCATATATGGGCGTTGGGCGCAATATGGCCTACAAAAAATCACTTTTTTTCAAAAATAAAGGCTTTGCAGCACACATGCATATCCCATCCGGAGATGATGATTTATTCGTAAACGCACATGCCAATAAATACAATACTGAAATCCGTTTACACCGCGACAGTCATGTTTGGAGTGAACCTAACAGTACCTGGGGAGGTTATCTGAGGCAGAAAAAACGTCATTTTGGTGCCGGAAAGCTGTATAAATCAAAACATAAATTTATTTTGAGCCTTCAGATTGTGTTTCAGTTTCTGTTTTATGCTTTCTTTGCCGCATGTATGTTCTTTAGTCGTGAGGTCCAATATGTAGCGCTCGGAATCCTTGGCTTAAGCATCATCATCAGGTGTTTTATCTATCCAAAATTGCTGAAACGCTTAAACTATAGCGATTTGCGTTGGTGGTTCCCGATTTTAGACATACTTTTGTTTCTGTTTTTAACCCTGAACGGATTTTTAGCCCTATTTGGCAAGAAAAAAGTTAACTGGAAATAA